One segment of Vicingaceae bacterium DNA contains the following:
- the pstB gene encoding phosphate import ATP-binding protein PstB — MDHIIKTENVNVYYGDFHVIKDVNLSIEQNTVTAFIGPSGCGKSTFLRLLNRMNDYIENFRKTGNIYVDGEDIYDKKIKVENLRKKVGMVFQKPNPFPKSIYENVVYGLRIQGINKKSVLDEVVERTLRQAALWDEVKDNLNKSALELSGGQQQRLCIARTLAVEPKIILMDEPASALDPISTAKIEELIYELKQNYTIIIVTHNMQQAGRVSDHTAFFYYGKLVEFGDTKEVFTNPKEELTQNYITGRFG, encoded by the coding sequence ATGGATCATATTATCAAAACAGAAAATGTCAATGTGTATTACGGTGATTTTCATGTTATCAAAGATGTAAATCTTTCTATAGAACAAAATACCGTAACTGCTTTTATAGGACCTTCCGGATGTGGTAAATCCACTTTTTTAAGATTGTTGAACCGAATGAATGATTACATTGAAAATTTTCGTAAAACAGGAAATATTTATGTAGACGGCGAAGATATTTATGACAAAAAAATTAAAGTAGAAAACCTAAGGAAAAAAGTCGGAATGGTATTTCAAAAACCTAATCCGTTTCCGAAATCTATTTACGAAAACGTAGTTTATGGTCTCAGAATTCAAGGCATAAATAAAAAAAGTGTATTGGACGAAGTGGTAGAACGCACTCTACGGCAAGCTGCTTTATGGGATGAAGTGAAAGATAATTTAAATAAATCGGCATTGGAACTTTCCGGAGGACAACAACAACGTCTTTGCATTGCCCGCACTCTTGCCGTCGAACCTAAAATCATTCTGATGGATGAGCCCGCCTCTGCTCTTGATCCTATTTCAACCGCAAAAATTGAAGAATTGATTTATGAATTGAAACAAAATTACACCATTATCATTGTTACGCATAACATGCAACAAGCCGGACGCGTAAGTGATCACACAGCATTTTTTTACTATGGGAAATTGGTGGAATTTGGCGATACAAAAGAAGTTTTCACCAATCCAAAAGAAGAGTTGACACAAAATTATATAACCGGCCGTTTTGGTTAA
- the algR gene encoding DNA-binding response regulator has protein sequence MKTNRDLSMKTIIVDDERLARKELKKLLENYEWIEIIDEAENGEEAVEKINQHKPDLVFLDIQMPEMDGFEVLDHLDVYPLIVFVTAYDEYAAHAFDVDAFDYLLKPVEHHRLQQLMDKLIKFKMQALSSHIQGPGGVLSIENFVFIKDGDNCWFVQLKDIRYFESDGNYIKVFFDSHKPMILKSLNQLIERLDGRYFFRASRKHIINLLWVEKIEVWYNGGFIVTLKSGEKIEISRRQGIKLKYQLSL, from the coding sequence ATGAAAACGAACCGGGATTTATCCATGAAGACCATTATCGTTGACGACGAAAGATTGGCAAGAAAAGAACTAAAGAAATTACTGGAAAATTATGAATGGATAGAAATTATAGATGAAGCGGAAAATGGAGAAGAAGCCGTAGAAAAAATTAATCAACACAAACCCGACTTGGTATTTTTAGACATTCAAATGCCCGAAATGGATGGCTTTGAGGTTTTAGACCACCTGGACGTATATCCTCTTATTGTTTTTGTAACTGCTTATGATGAATACGCGGCCCATGCCTTTGATGTGGATGCTTTTGATTATTTGTTGAAACCGGTCGAACATCATCGATTGCAGCAATTGATGGATAAACTCATCAAATTTAAAATGCAAGCTTTGTCATCACATATACAAGGACCGGGTGGAGTTTTATCCATTGAAAATTTTGTATTTATCAAAGATGGTGACAATTGCTGGTTTGTACAATTAAAAGATATCCGCTACTTCGAATCTGATGGAAATTATATCAAGGTGTTTTTTGACAGCCACAAACCGATGATTCTAAAATCGTTGAATCAACTTATAGAAAGATTGGACGGGAGATATTTTTTCAGGGCCAGCCGAAAACATATTATCAATCTGCTTTGGGTAGAAAAAATTGAAGTGTGGTATAATGGAGGATTTATCGTGACATTAAAAAGCGGTGAAAAAATCGAGATTTCACGCAGGCAGGGTATTAAATTGAAATATCAATTGAGTTTATAG
- the pstA gene encoding phosphate transport system permease protein PstA produces MSNSSFDINRFKDKLFQIAGIVFTTFGLLILLVFIVSILVEGLMRLDWQFITSLPSRKPEEAGIYVAILGSLWIMGLTALFAIPLGVASGIYLEEYGKKNKLASLIEINITNLAGVPSIIYGLLALEIFVRILGLGRSVLAGSLTLTLLILPVIIVATREAIKAVPHTIREASYALGATKWQTIWNQVLPASAGGIVTGVILALSRAVGESAPLIVIGAMLYVTRVPTHPLDDFTVLPIQIFNWLSRPQKGFIINAAAAIIVLLIITFILNGIAIYLRNKWQKKVKW; encoded by the coding sequence ATGAGTAATTCATCCTTCGATATAAACCGCTTTAAAGACAAATTGTTTCAAATTGCAGGAATAGTTTTCACGACATTTGGCTTATTGATTTTGCTTGTTTTTATTGTGTCGATTTTGGTGGAAGGTTTGATGCGTCTTGATTGGCAGTTTATAACGTCCCTTCCTTCACGCAAACCCGAAGAAGCCGGTATTTATGTGGCTATTCTCGGTTCTTTATGGATTATGGGTTTAACCGCATTATTTGCCATCCCATTGGGTGTGGCATCCGGCATTTACCTGGAGGAATACGGAAAAAAAAACAAATTGGCTTCATTGATTGAAATCAATATAACAAACCTGGCAGGTGTTCCATCCATCATTTACGGACTCCTGGCACTTGAAATATTTGTCCGAATCTTAGGATTGGGCCGTAGTGTTCTGGCCGGCAGTTTAACCCTCACATTACTAATTTTACCTGTAATTATCGTTGCTACCCGTGAAGCCATCAAAGCAGTGCCCCATACCATTCGTGAGGCCTCCTATGCATTGGGTGCCACCAAATGGCAAACGATTTGGAATCAAGTTTTGCCGGCTTCAGCCGGAGGTATTGTCACAGGTGTTATACTTGCCCTGTCGAGAGCCGTAGGAGAATCAGCGCCCTTGATAGTCATCGGTGCCATGCTTTATGTCACCCGTGTTCCTACCCATCCTCTGGATGATTTCACGGTTTTGCCCATACAAATTTTTAATTGGCTGTCGCGCCCACAAAAAGGTTTCATTATCAATGCTGCTGCTGCCATTATCGTATTGTTAATAATTACCTTCATTTTAAATGGAATTGCCATATATTTGCGTAATAAATGGCAGAAAAAGGTTAAATGGTAG
- the sirR gene encoding iron-dependent repressor: protein MNSSNSEENYLKIIYHLSQITKNTGKVNTLDIAKALDVKPSSVTSMLVKLSEKGWLKYEKYQGVELTESGNNRALEIIRKHRLWEYFLHHVLSIERENVHHIAEQLEHIQSEELIKALDKYLGFPQFDPHGEPIPDSNLKWPEDQHVPLVDWPKNKLFQIAGIRNPQKEIQHYFEMVGVQQGKIGKIIHQIQDEGTLIVEINGSKTMITKNMAHNILVKDID, encoded by the coding sequence ATGAACAGTTCAAATTCAGAAGAAAATTATTTGAAAATCATTTATCATTTATCGCAAATAACAAAAAATACGGGTAAAGTAAACACGCTCGATATTGCGAAAGCATTGGATGTAAAACCATCATCCGTCACCTCGATGTTGGTTAAGTTATCAGAAAAAGGTTGGTTAAAGTATGAAAAATACCAAGGAGTTGAACTCACAGAATCCGGAAATAACAGAGCATTGGAAATAATCAGAAAACATAGATTGTGGGAATATTTTTTGCACCATGTTTTATCCATTGAAAGGGAAAACGTGCATCATATTGCCGAACAATTAGAACATATTCAGTCGGAAGAATTAATAAAAGCTCTTGACAAGTATCTCGGTTTTCCACAATTTGATCCGCATGGCGAACCTATCCCCGATAGCAATCTTAAATGGCCGGAAGATCAGCATGTTCCGTTGGTCGATTGGCCCAAAAACAAATTGTTTCAAATAGCAGGAATCAGAAATCCTCAAAAAGAAATTCAGCATTATTTTGAGATGGTGGGAGTGCAACAGGGCAAAATCGGAAAAATTATTCATCAAATTCAAGATGAAGGCACGCTAATTGTTGAAATAAACGGTTCGAAAACTATGATTACCAAAAATATGGCGCATAATATACTGGTCAAAGACATTGATTAA
- a CDS encoding peptidase M61, whose product MKFFKNFSFVIFLYFASNTFSQKYIYKLNLNELNNDVLSVTLQIDSFPFKSEKVAFHLPKIVPGTYSIYDFGQYVKNLKAFDKNGNNLKVEHPDLNTWIIDQPEKIHKITYEVEDTWDAKNVTNVVFEPAGSNFEKSKNFVLNNHAIFGFFAGFEKYPYELIIEKPKDFYPSTGLENVRIYANKDTLYSSDFYELTDSPVMYCTPDTTWIDVANAKVLISVYHSENRDLSKSIGSTIDKMLRAQAAYLGGTLPVNKYAFIIYLTDQLGASGGAGALEHSTSSFYYLPMMPQKQLNNFIVDVAAHEFFHILTPLTIHSYEIGNFDFIHPKMSKHLWLYEGITEYFAGHMQLYEHLIELEDYLKIVRSKMNAADQFDPSVSFTDLSLHCLDKYEDQYLNVYQKGALIGLCLDILVRKESNGEKGWRDVMLELSRIYGKDRSFHDDSLFDIIEKITYPSVKQFLLKHVADTFKLPFREYLSWIGIEYHEKMIVKEVSLGGPGLGMDYSTGRLVVMDISNLNELGKKIKYRTGDVIISINEQDITLENFRDVKDQLNKNALEGEKFTLVLERKGKKKIKKVPYVFTEVEKNHILMVDPRAAKESINLRNQWMYAK is encoded by the coding sequence ATGAAATTTTTCAAAAATTTTTCTTTTGTAATTTTTTTGTATTTTGCATCAAACACCTTTTCGCAAAAATACATTTACAAATTAAACCTGAACGAATTAAACAACGACGTTTTAAGTGTTACATTACAAATCGACTCTTTTCCTTTTAAAAGTGAAAAAGTTGCCTTTCATTTACCCAAAATAGTTCCCGGCACATATAGCATCTATGATTTTGGGCAATATGTAAAAAATTTAAAAGCTTTCGATAAAAATGGGAACAATCTAAAAGTAGAACATCCTGATTTGAATACATGGATTATCGACCAACCGGAAAAGATTCACAAAATAACCTATGAAGTGGAAGACACCTGGGATGCAAAAAATGTAACAAATGTAGTTTTTGAACCTGCCGGATCGAATTTTGAAAAATCAAAAAATTTTGTCTTGAACAACCATGCCATATTTGGTTTTTTTGCAGGATTTGAAAAATATCCATATGAATTAATCATTGAAAAACCGAAAGATTTTTACCCTTCAACGGGATTGGAAAATGTCAGAATTTATGCAAACAAAGACACACTGTATTCATCAGATTTTTATGAATTGACCGACTCTCCTGTAATGTATTGCACTCCCGACACCACATGGATCGATGTGGCAAATGCTAAGGTGTTGATTAGTGTTTATCACTCCGAAAATAGAGATTTATCAAAAAGCATAGGATCCACAATAGATAAAATGCTACGGGCCCAAGCCGCCTACTTGGGAGGAACATTGCCGGTCAACAAATATGCATTTATCATTTATCTTACCGATCAACTTGGTGCCTCGGGAGGTGCCGGAGCGCTTGAGCACTCTACTTCGTCATTCTACTACCTTCCTATGATGCCTCAGAAACAATTAAACAATTTTATAGTAGATGTGGCAGCCCACGAATTCTTCCATATACTCACACCTTTAACCATACACTCGTATGAAATTGGAAATTTTGATTTTATTCATCCTAAAATGTCAAAACATCTCTGGCTATACGAAGGAATTACCGAATATTTTGCCGGACACATGCAATTATATGAACATCTTATCGAATTGGAGGATTATCTAAAAATCGTCCGAAGCAAAATGAATGCTGCCGATCAATTTGACCCATCGGTTTCGTTTACCGATCTTTCATTGCATTGTTTGGATAAATATGAAGACCAATATCTCAATGTATATCAAAAGGGCGCTTTAATAGGTTTATGTCTGGATATTTTGGTACGCAAAGAAAGCAATGGCGAAAAAGGTTGGCGGGATGTAATGTTGGAACTCTCCCGCATCTATGGAAAAGACAGGTCCTTTCACGACGATTCCTTATTTGACATTATCGAAAAAATCACTTATCCATCTGTAAAGCAGTTTCTTTTAAAACATGTGGCGGATACATTCAAACTTCCTTTTCGTGAATACCTTTCCTGGATAGGCATTGAATATCACGAAAAAATGATAGTGAAAGAGGTTAGTTTGGGTGGTCCGGGGCTGGGTATGGATTATTCCACCGGTCGCCTTGTAGTGATGGATATTAGCAATTTAAATGAATTAGGCAAAAAAATTAAATACCGCACCGGTGATGTAATTATTAGCATCAATGAGCAAGATATCACACTGGAAAACTTCCGTGATGTGAAAGATCAGTTGAATAAAAATGCCCTGGAAGGAGAAAAATTCACATTGGTGCTTGAACGTAAAGGAAAGAAAAAAATCAAAAAAGTACCCTATGTTTTTACTGAAGTAGAAAAAAATCATATTTTGATGGTTGATCCACGTGCCGCCAAAGAATCCATTAATCTTCGGAATCAATGGATGTACGCCAAATAG
- a CDS encoding histidine kinase, with amino-acid sequence MDVRQIEKKFEKRFLYYFVQIIGWFLYGFIALLVSLSQNKPLNIKLLSGIFAIVVIGILTTEILHLKILKNKWILIKPVLLLKKIIPFSLLLSLTAYILQTIWMLLMGSAFQFHLLDAFLGMINWWILISIWIVLYYLYHYVNRWQNEALLESRLEAAKAQAELNQLKNQINPHFIFNSLNSIRALIDESPENAKLSVTLLASLIRKTLSVGQKDFISIKEELEIVESYLKIEKIRFENRLSFEIVMHEDVANCLIPPLIIQTLTENSIKHGISKLKNGGKVLIECKPVSEQLKITIQNDTPANTYQKIQDIQTSNIGLGLKLTYKRLELLYSNNFILEINAKDNRFTVNIFIPCNIQNYKL; translated from the coding sequence ATGGATGTACGCCAAATAGAAAAAAAGTTCGAAAAACGCTTTTTGTATTATTTCGTACAAATTATCGGTTGGTTTTTGTATGGTTTTATTGCCTTGCTTGTAAGTTTGTCACAAAATAAACCGCTAAACATCAAGTTATTGTCCGGCATTTTTGCTATTGTAGTTATTGGTATATTGACAACCGAAATTTTGCATCTTAAAATTTTAAAAAATAAATGGATTCTGATAAAACCGGTTTTATTGCTAAAAAAAATAATTCCTTTTTCCCTCCTCTTGTCATTAACTGCCTACATTTTACAAACAATTTGGATGCTTTTAATGGGCTCTGCTTTTCAGTTTCATCTTTTGGATGCATTCTTGGGAATGATCAATTGGTGGATTTTGATCAGCATTTGGATTGTTTTATATTATTTGTATCATTATGTGAACCGTTGGCAAAATGAAGCATTGTTGGAAAGCCGTCTTGAAGCGGCAAAAGCACAGGCCGAATTAAATCAATTGAAAAATCAAATAAATCCTCATTTTATTTTTAACAGCTTAAACAGTATTCGTGCATTAATTGACGAATCACCCGAAAATGCCAAATTGTCTGTTACCTTGTTGGCGTCATTGATTAGAAAAACACTTTCGGTAGGTCAAAAAGATTTCATCAGTATTAAAGAGGAATTGGAAATAGTGGAATCATACCTGAAAATAGAAAAAATACGTTTTGAAAACCGTTTATCTTTTGAAATTGTAATGCATGAAGATGTGGCAAATTGTCTCATTCCTCCACTCATTATCCAAACTTTGACCGAAAATTCCATCAAACACGGAATCTCAAAATTGAAAAATGGAGGAAAAGTATTGATTGAATGCAAACCTGTCAGTGAACAATTAAAAATTACCATTCAAAATGACACACCCGCTAATACATATCAAAAAATTCAGGATATACAAACATCAAACATCGGCTTAGGTCTGAAATTGACATATAAAAGGTTAGAATTGTTATATTCCAATAATTTTATTCTGGAAATCAATGCTAAAGACAATAGATTTACGGTAAATATTTTTATACCTTGCAACATTCAAAATTACAAATTATGA
- a CDS encoding phosphate transport system permease protein, giving the protein MKLKEKIIEFFLLLSGIISILTTIGILYVLISESIPFFEKVSVIDFLTDTQWTPLFADKHFGILPLLTGTLLTTFIALLVAIPFGLTIAIYLNEYAPGKFRNVVKPILEVLAAIPTVVYGYFALMVVTPFLQNFIPQLSGFNALSPGIVMGIMIMPMISSLSEDAMYAVPNSLREASYGMGATRLQTALKVIVPSASSGIIVSIILAISRAVGETMIVAIAAGQQPRLTLNPLVPIETITTYIVQVSLGDVVQGTLEYQTIFAAGITLFILTFILNNISYYFRKKYQKKYE; this is encoded by the coding sequence ATGAAACTTAAAGAAAAGATAATCGAATTTTTTCTGCTTTTATCGGGAATCATTAGTATTCTCACTACAATAGGCATTTTATATGTGCTCATATCTGAATCTATTCCATTTTTTGAAAAAGTAAGTGTCATAGATTTTTTGACAGACACACAATGGACCCCTTTGTTTGCCGATAAACATTTTGGTATATTGCCTTTATTGACGGGTACTTTATTGACTACCTTCATTGCCCTGCTGGTGGCCATCCCTTTTGGTTTGACTATTGCCATTTACTTAAATGAGTATGCACCCGGAAAATTCCGGAACGTAGTTAAACCAATTTTGGAAGTGCTCGCAGCAATACCAACCGTTGTATACGGATATTTCGCGTTGATGGTGGTAACGCCCTTTTTGCAAAATTTCATTCCTCAATTGTCGGGATTCAATGCTCTATCTCCCGGGATAGTCATGGGCATCATGATTATGCCAATGATATCTTCTTTAAGTGAAGATGCTATGTATGCCGTGCCAAATTCATTGAGGGAAGCATCATATGGCATGGGAGCCACACGGCTGCAAACGGCTCTCAAAGTGATTGTGCCTTCTGCTTCTTCGGGAATTATTGTTTCGATTATCCTTGCAATTTCGAGAGCCGTAGGAGAAACTATGATAGTGGCAATTGCAGCCGGTCAACAACCACGTTTAACCTTAAATCCTTTGGTGCCCATCGAAACCATCACCACTTATATTGTGCAAGTCAGCTTGGGAGATGTTGTGCAAGGCACATTGGAATACCAAACCATTTTTGCGGCAGGTATCACGCTTTTTATCTTGACTTTTATCCTTAATAACATAAGTTATTATTTCCGGAAAAAATATCAAAAGAAATATGAGTAA
- a CDS encoding protein sphX — MIKKQLFVSGLFAIALMTSCGGGNQNQDNLSEEEKISGEVQVDGSSTVYPITEAVAEEFQKVYPNILVKVGLSGTGGGFKKFVRGETDINNASREISAHEDSLAKLNNISYIELEIAYDGLAVVVNPENTWCSEITVEELKKIWEPEAQGKINKWNQIRPEWPDAEIHLYGAGVESGTYDYFTEVIVGKSHSSRGDYTSSEDDNVIVQGISTDKYALGFFGLAYYEENKDKIKLVAVDDLNDSNGKGPILPSLETVRNKTYAPLSRPLFIYVNSKAAQRPAVQKFVEFYLDNCRELSQEVGYVSLTEEDINVQKEKWNNFLKTLSSSQVQQ, encoded by the coding sequence ATGATTAAGAAACAACTTTTCGTATCAGGTTTATTTGCCATAGCTTTAATGACAAGCTGTGGTGGCGGAAACCAAAATCAAGATAATTTAAGTGAAGAAGAGAAAATCTCAGGTGAGGTTCAGGTAGACGGGTCAAGTACCGTTTATCCAATCACCGAAGCTGTTGCCGAGGAATTTCAAAAAGTATATCCAAATATTTTGGTAAAAGTGGGGTTATCCGGTACCGGTGGCGGATTCAAAAAGTTTGTAAGAGGAGAAACCGACATCAACAATGCTTCAAGAGAAATATCTGCTCACGAAGACAGTTTGGCCAAACTAAACAACATTTCATATATTGAATTGGAAATTGCCTACGATGGTCTTGCCGTGGTGGTTAATCCTGAAAACACCTGGTGCTCGGAGATTACCGTCGAGGAACTGAAAAAAATCTGGGAACCGGAAGCTCAAGGAAAAATCAACAAATGGAATCAAATACGTCCGGAATGGCCCGATGCCGAAATTCACCTTTATGGCGCCGGAGTGGAAAGTGGTACATATGATTATTTTACCGAAGTGATTGTTGGAAAAAGTCATTCTAGTCGCGGAGATTACACCTCGAGCGAAGATGATAATGTTATTGTTCAAGGTATTTCCACTGACAAATATGCATTAGGTTTTTTCGGACTGGCTTATTATGAGGAGAATAAAGACAAGATTAAACTCGTAGCAGTAGACGACTTGAATGACAGTAATGGGAAAGGGCCTATTCTCCCCTCATTAGAAACCGTAAGAAATAAAACCTATGCTCCTTTGAGCCGTCCTTTGTTTATCTATGTCAATTCAAAGGCAGCACAAAGACCTGCCGTTCAAAAATTTGTTGAATTTTATTTGGACAATTGCCGTGAATTGTCGCAAGAAGTTGGGTATGTATCATTGACCGAAGAAGATATCAATGTTCAAAAAGAAAAATGGAACAATTTTTTGAAAACTCTTTCGTCATCTCAAGTTCAGCAATAA
- a CDS encoding phosphate transport system regulatory protein PhoU, giving the protein MENKKQIMTHLDIELKQLRNEIILMWEMVINQLVKTQRALIQLDTDLAREVIANEKRVNAQELKIDRDCENIFALFSPVAIDLRFVLAVLKINNNLERTGDIAEGIARFVLDVEKPFDEELLQTTEVLIMFEEAIEILKDTLNAFIKEDTKSARSIFLRDETLNEINKRANKVVAEYIKNHLDNIDQALYILSTIRKLERVGDQTQNIAEELIFYVEAKVMKHMGKTPES; this is encoded by the coding sequence ATGGAAAACAAAAAACAAATTATGACGCATCTGGATATAGAACTAAAACAGCTTCGCAACGAAATCATCCTCATGTGGGAAATGGTCATCAATCAATTGGTAAAAACCCAAAGAGCCCTTATTCAACTCGACACGGATCTTGCCCGTGAAGTCATTGCCAACGAAAAACGGGTAAATGCTCAAGAATTGAAAATTGACCGTGACTGCGAAAATATTTTTGCACTTTTTAGCCCGGTTGCCATTGATCTCAGGTTTGTTTTGGCTGTTTTAAAAATCAATAATAATCTCGAACGTACCGGTGATATTGCCGAAGGTATTGCCCGGTTTGTGTTGGATGTGGAAAAACCATTTGACGAAGAGTTGCTTCAAACTACCGAAGTTTTAATTATGTTTGAAGAAGCCATCGAAATACTCAAAGATACACTCAATGCTTTTATTAAAGAAGATACAAAATCGGCAAGAAGTATTTTTCTTCGTGATGAAACTTTGAACGAAATCAATAAGAGAGCCAACAAAGTGGTGGCTGAATATATCAAAAATCATTTGGACAACATAGACCAAGCCCTTTATATTTTATCGACTATCAGAAAGCTGGAAAGAGTAGGTGATCAAACCCAAAATATCGCAGAAGAGTTGATATTTTATGTAGAAGCCAAAGTAATGAAACACATGGGAAAAACACCGGAATCTTAG